Within Syngnathus scovelli strain Florida chromosome 22, RoL_Ssco_1.2, whole genome shotgun sequence, the genomic segment CAATGGATGGATGACTTTTTGGAAACTTGCTGGTAAAATAAACGTAGCCCCTTGCGTCCGTCTCCCCCTGCAGGCCGAGGAGGAGTTCAACATTGAGAAGGGCCGCCTGGTGCAAACGCAGCGTCTTAAGATCATGGAGTACTATGAGAAGAAGGAGAAGCAGATCGAGCAGCAGAAGAAAATGTGAGCGGTGCTGGCACAGTGCGAATCCGCCTTTCCCCGTGATTGCGTTTAGTTGTCGCGCACGGCACAATGGCCTACTGTGTGACAACAACGGCCACTTAGCACGCTAAACCGCGCCAACGTGTGTGTCATTTGTCTCCTTGACAGCCAAATGTCCAACCTGATGAACCAGGCCCGCCTCAAGGTCCTCAAGGCCCGGGACGACATGATCGCGGTAAGCCGCGTGCTCGTCAGTGACGCTGAATTGTGTTTTAACTGTCCCTAACTTTCAGGAAATGCTGAACGAGGCCCGTCAGCGGCTCGCCAACGTGGCGCGAGACCCGGCCAGGTACGCCGCGCTGATCGACGGCTTGATCCTGCAGGTTAGCCAGCGCTTGACATTCACAAGGAGCGATTCCGGGCCCGGCTCCCGATGTCATGTCATGTCGCGGCCCTTAATGGCACACATCCAAACTATACACGGTCCACTTTGTTTCCTCAGGGTTTGTATCAGCTGCTTGAGTCCAAAGTGACCATCCGATGTCGTAAGCAAGACGTCCAGATGGTGCAGGTGAGTCTTTGCTCTTCCggaaatgacatcatcacatcGCCTCACCTCTCGTCGGCTCGCAGGCCTCCATCCAAAGGAACATACCCATCTACAAGGCGTCCGTGAAGAACAACCTGGAGGTCCGCATCGACCAGGACAACTTCCTCGCTCCCGACATGTGAGTGCCGCTGCGCCGCTTTTTGGGGCTTTCCTCACAAGAAGCAAATAACAAACGGAGCGATTCGACAGCTCCGGAGGCATCGAGCTATACAACGGAGACGGCAAAATCAAAGTGTCCAACACGCTGGAGAGCAGACTGGACCTCTTGGCTCAGCAGGTAACGCGTCGCCGCATGCTGACAAGCAAACAACAAGCTGCACTCATTTTTCAACAACATCAAGTGAATTCAATTATATTTTTGAAGTAATTGAATTGTTTTTTGTCAGACTGTCTCCCCCCCCGTTTTGTCTCATGATCTTGTGATATTGATCATTTTCCATCAGAGCTGGCAAACAATCCGTCTTTTGTCCGTGTTTGTCGCCTTATCTGCAGATGATGCCCGACATCCGAGTGGCCCTTTTCGGCGCCAACCCCAACCGCAAGTTCATGGATtgagaagccccgcccccttgtTTCTCTATTCCTTTCCTTTTCTATTGTTTTGGGTCACATTCCTGCGAAAAGGGTTGCTTTGTCGCCGTTATTAttagtagtgtgtgtgtgcgattgcgtgcgcgtgtgtgtgtatgtatgtatgtatgtatgtatgtgtgttgctgttgctgcattcctctgTGCATGAAGGAAGAACGCCGTTACATAAGAGCAGGGACGGCGGGGTGACCGTCATGACGTAAGTTCGAATGCTAAAGGACTTTAATTTATTCTTCCACCGTCTGGATATGAGCTGTTTCGTCTAAATTATGTGTGTGAACGTGTCACGTGCTGTAAATGTACAATAAGATAATAAACTCTATGAATGGTAATACTACAACCACGTCATTCGTGTCCTCGCAGCGcgcatgcacatacacacacgcactggCGCGCACACACTCGTCATTCATGCCGGGCTCGTTAGTTAATCACATGCTATTTGTCAGACGAAAATGCCTCAACTGCCGTTGCTCCCAGAGTTTTGCTGACTTGTTAGGCAGGGACAGACGGGACAAGCGCAGTCGTGGGAGAAGACGGCAGAGCGGACGCATCGCTTCTTGTAAGTACTTTGACTTTTTTAACGTTGCATTTTCACGGTGGTTGTCTGGCTTGTCCTTGTgtgcactgtgatgtcattgacAAGGAATGTCATCAAAATcccccttccaaaaaaaaaagttaaagtgcATTCATGTGCAAAGCATCATTTCATTTTGGGGATTAAACATTTTGagctaaaagaagaaaaaaacaaccttattttttgttcaatttttgttttgtgcacAAACAACTAAGATGATCCTTTATGGAAAAAAACATCTGATTTGGTTAAGAAATTGAATCTGCTTTTGTGACAAtgcggttgtcatggtaactgtCTAcaactcaaaccctaaccctgcaaACGTCAGTCTGGTAAATTGTATCGTCTTCTGACACTTGTCTAATAGTGAACAGCGCCTCCCAGTGGCTTCCGAGGGCATGGCCGCCTCCCTCCTCGGTGGAGCAGTGTCCCTCCTGTGCTTGGCGGTGGCGTCGGGAATGCTCGACCCGAGCCGGCGGGACCTGCTGATGCGCCAGGAGGCGTCCAGACAGACGGGCGGCGGTGTGGCGCTAACGCCGGCCGAGCGGCGCTTGGATGACGAGCTTCGGCGGCTGAAGGAGCGCGAGATGGCGGCTGAGCCCTTCCCGCCCGCCGTCCACTTCTTCAAGGCCAGGAGCCTCATTCGTGACAGTCCCGTCTTCAAGCTGCTGCAGAACATGCCCAAAGGTGACCCGGCGGTGCCGAGCCACGATGTCGTGCACCGAGAGCTAACGCGAGACACCCGCAGGCGGCGCCCTGCACATCCACAGCTCGTCCCTGGTGAGCGCCGAGTGGCTGGTGAAGAACGCCACGTACCGGCCGCACTGCTACGCCTGCTTCACGTGGGACAACTCGGTCCGCTTCGTCTTCTCTCTGCGCCGGCCGTACCCGCGCTGGGACTGCTTCTACTGGCAGCTTCTCAGCACGCTCCGAGCCAAGGTGGCCGATGCCGACGCCTTCGACCGCAGGTAGCGCCCGGCACGCTCGTGCCTCAACTTTACTACTTGCTAATATTGGCTCGCGttcaagcttgatgagccagctCACATTGGTCACCGACGACCCGGACGGCGAGTACCCGGACGAGGACGCCGTGTGGAACAAGTTTGAGAGCGCCTTCATTGCCAGCGCCGGGCTGGTTGGCCACGCCCCCGTCCTGAGAGATTACCTCCTGCAGGGCTTGCTCGAGCTGCACCGAGACAACATCATGTATCTGGAACTGCGCAGCGGCCTCTCCAGGGTCTGTCTCAGCATTCGTGGCAAATAGGACGAGCAGGAAGGGCACATGATGTTTTGTCGCCTCGCCTTCCAGACGTACGAGCTGGACGGGACCGTCCACGACAAGACGTGGACGCTGAGGACATTTCGAAACATCACCAGGAAGTTTGTGGCCGATCACCCCGATTTTCTGGGCGCTCGCCTCATCGTAGCCGTGCACAGGTGAGCGCGCGCTCCAACCCGTTCGTTGCTATCCGTCGCCCGCCGCTCAAACCGCCGGCCGCCTGCAGGTCATCGAGCTTCTCTGAGGTGaaggcggccgtggaggaggccgTAGCGCTGCGCAGGGACTTCCCCGACGTGGTGGCAGGATTTGACCTGGTAACGATTGAGCTTTTCTGCCGTAGCGATGTAACACGGAAGGTAGCTCTGGTCTTGTGCGGCAGGTTGGCCGAGAGGACAGCGGGAAGCCACTTTGGTACTTCAGGGACGCTCTTACGCTGCCGGACCGGCTGGGCGTCACGCTGCCTTTCTTCTTTCACGCGGGAGAAACcggtagtttttttgttttttttccccccattcacTACAAAGTTCAATTACT encodes:
- the atp6v1e1b gene encoding V-type proton ATPase subunit E 1, which codes for MALSDADVQKQIKHMMAFIEQEANEKAEEIDAKAEEEFNIEKGRLVQTQRLKIMEYYEKKEKQIEQQKKIQMSNLMNQARLKVLKARDDMIAEMLNEARQRLANVARDPARYAALIDGLILQGLYQLLESKVTIRCRKQDVQMVQASIQRNIPIYKASVKNNLEVRIDQDNFLAPDISGGIELYNGDGKIKVSNTLESRLDLLAQQMMPDIRVALFGANPNRKFMD
- the ada2b gene encoding adenosine deaminase 2-A isoform X1, with protein sequence MAASLLGGAVSLLCLAVASGMLDPSRRDLLMRQEASRQTGGGVALTPAERRLDDELRRLKEREMAAEPFPPAVHFFKARSLIRDSPVFKLLQNMPKGGALHIHSSSLVSAEWLVKNATYRPHCYACFTWDNSVRFVFSLRRPYPRWDCFYWQLLSTLRAKVADADAFDRSLMSQLTLVTDDPDGEYPDEDAVWNKFESAFIASAGLVGHAPVLRDYLLQGLLELHRDNIMYLELRSGLSRTYELDGTVHDKTWTLRTFRNITRKFVADHPDFLGARLIVAVHRSSSFSEVKAAVEEAVALRRDFPDVVAGFDLVGREDSGKPLWYFRDALTLPDRLGVTLPFFFHAGETDKEGTEADQNILDALLFNTSRIGHGYSLAQHPLAKEISRVSNVAVEVCPISNQVLKLVSDMRNHPAAVLMSEGHPMVISSDDPSMFGTSGLSYDFYQAFVGIGGLKANVGTLKELALNSIRYSSLPAELKDAGQAAWQRKWDAFVSAHS
- the ada2b gene encoding adenosine deaminase 2-A isoform X3, yielding MAASLLGGAVSLLCLAVASGMLDPSRRDLLMRQEASRQTGGGVALTPAERRLDDELRRLKEREMAAEPFPPAVHFFKARSLIRDSPVFKLLQNMPKGGALHIHSSSLVSAEWLVKNATYRPHCYACFTWDNSVRFVFSLRRPYPRWDCFYWQLLSTLRAKVADADAFDRSLMSQLTLVTDDPDGEYPDEDAVWNKFESAFIASAGLVGHAPVLRDYLLQGLLELHRDNIMYLELRSGLSRTYELDGTVHDKTWTLRTFRNITRKFVADHPDFLGARLIVAVHRSSSFSEVKAAVEEAVALRRDFPDVVAGFDLVGREDSGKPLWYFRDALTLPDRLGVTLPFFFHAGETDKEGTEADQNILDALLFNTSRIGHGYSLAQHPLAKEISRVLKLVSDMRNHPAAVLMSEGHPMVISSDDPSMFGTSGLSYDFYQAFVGIGGLKANVGTLKELALNSIRYSSLPAELKDAGQAAWQRKWDAFVSAHS
- the ada2b gene encoding adenosine deaminase 2-A isoform X2, with the translated sequence MAASLLGGAVSLLCLAVASGMLDPSRRDLLMRQEASRQTGGGVALTPAERRLDDELRRLKEREMAAEPFPPAVHFFKARSLIRDSPVFKLLQNMPKGGALHIHSSSLVSAEWLVKNATYRPHCYACFTWDNSVRFVFSLRRPYPRWDCFYWQLLSTLRAKVADADAFDRSLMSQLTLVTDDPDGEYPDEDAVWNKFESAFIASAGLVGHAPVLRDYLLQGLLELHRDNIMYLELRSGLSRTYELDGTVHDKTWTLRTFRNITRKFVADHPDFLGARLIVAVHRSSSFSEVKAAVEEAVALRRDFPDVVAGFDLVGREDSGKPLWYFRDALTLPDRLGVTLPFFFHAGETDKEGTEADQNILDALLFNTSRIGHGYSLAQHPLAKEISRQVLKLVSDMRNHPAAVLMSEGHPMVISSDDPSMFGTSGLSYDFYQAFVGIGGLKANVGTLKELALNSIRYSSLPAELKDAGQAAWQRKWDAFVSAHS